The DNA sequence AGGAAGCCGGCAAACTGGCGCAGGTGATCGAAGATGCGTTTTACAATCTGGTGGAAGCCCGTCGGGATTTGACCAGTATCGCAGATGAAGTATATTTTGACGGCAATGAGCTGGATGAGATCAACGGTCGACTGTACATCTACGACGCCATGCGCAAGAAGTACGGACCCACGACCCAGGCGGTTCTGGAAGAACTCAGCCGGATGGAAGACGAACTCTATGAACTGACCCATGCCGAGGAACTGATCGCCGCACTCAAGCAGGAGATCCATCGACTCAAGGGAGAAGCGCTGGAAGCCGGAGCTATTTTGTCTGTACTGCGCAAATCTGCCGCAGTGGAACTGTCCGACCGAATCAACCGAGAGCTGAAGTTCGTCGGTCTGGGCAAGGCTGATTTCATGCCCCAGATCCTGGAAGGGGAGGCATTTACCGAGAACGGAACGGATGAAGTCCGCTTCCTGATTTCCACCAATACCGGGGAGCCGAAGAAACCATTGGAAAAAATTGTCTCCGGCGGAGAGCTCTCCCGAATCATGCTGGCACTGAAAGCCTCCTTCATTGACCGGGAAGGAACTCCAACCGTCATTTTTGATGAGATCGACACCGGAATCTCCGGAAGCATCGCCCAGGCAGTGGGCGAGAAGATGCATCAGATTTCCGAGAACACGCAAGTTCTGTGTGTCACTCATCTGCCTCAGATTGCCGCCTGGTCCGATCATCATCTGGTGGCACAGAAAGCGGAACGGGGAGGGCGTACCTATTCCCAGGTGTCCGTTGCCACTGCCGAGGACAAGGTTCTGGAGATTGCTAAAATGCTGGCCGGTTCAGAATTAACTTCCACGATCCTCGCCAACGCGAAAGAACTGGTAGAGACGACAGAAAAAAGAAAGAAGCCGGCAGCCGGCAAAAATCCGGTACCGAATAAATAAGGGCTCTTTAGGAAATAGGGCTGATCCGCGTGTAATACTAGCATTTGTCCCGCCGATGGTGGGATTTTTTCTTTTGTTTTAACAAAAGTGGCTTGTACATTGCGATCGAATTGATTATCATGGTATTAACATAATAATGATCAAAATGAAACTTGATTGTATACAGTCGATCCATTCCTTTTTCCCAAATTCTATGAGATAATTGATAGAAATATGTATTTACATAATAAATAATATCCAATATTTAATTTCTAGTTTGCAGTATTCAAATGATGAAGGGGGACTCCATGATCAACAAAGAAACGACAATAAAGAAAGAAATACTCTATTCAGGGAAAATTGTGACCCTGGAATTGCATGAAGTGAAAACTGATCTTGGAAATCATTCCCGTCGTGAAATCATCCGACACGCCGCCGGCGTTGTGATTCTCGGTTATACCGACCAGAATCGAATGATCCTGCTTCGTCAGTTCCGTAAACCCTTCGAAGAAGCAGTACTGGAACTGCCCGCCGGTAAACTGGAGGCGGGAGAGGATCCGCTGGATACCGCCCGCAGGGAATTTCAGGAAGAAACCGGCTATTACCCCGGATCCATGGAATTTTTGGGTGAAGCTCTGACCAGCCCCGGTTACTCCGATGAAGTCCTCTACATTTACCGAGCGAAAGACCTTCGGGAAGATCCCCTGGATGGCGATGCGGATGAGTCTTTTGAATATTTTGAAATGACACCAGAGGAGGTGACGGCCTGTATCCGGAGCGGTGAGCTGAAAGACGCCAAAAGTCTTTGCGCGCTCTACCTGGATGGGCTGATGCGATGATGGATGAACAAATCAATGTCTATTTGACCAGCCTGGCAAGTCAGGGCAAGTCACAAAATACCATCGATGCTTATCGGCGGGATCTCAGGAAGTTCGAAGTCTTCATGAAAGAAGAGTCCTTGAGCCTGCAGCAGTTTGAAGAACTCCAGATCGTGTCCTATACGGAATACCTCATGGATTCAGGAATCTCCAAGTCTTCCATTATCCGAAACCTGGTTACGCTGCGTAATTTCTATAAATTCCTGCGTCGGCAGGGCTATGTTCTGGAAGCGCCCATTCTATACTATGAATTGCCGCATCTGGATCGTGACCTCCCGGAAATTCTGACAGTCGATGAGATCCGCCAGATTCTGGAAGCCCCGGATCAGGAATCCAACAAAGGGAAACGAGATCGCGCCATTCTGGAACTGCTGTATGCTTCCGGGCTGAAAGTATCGGAATTGATTCACCTCAAACTCTCAGACGTCAACCTGGAAAAGCGGTACATCGTCGGAACGGGCAGCAAAGGCAAGGAACGTCTGATTCCCATCGGCAGCAAGGCCGTGGAATCACTGAATCATTACCTGACGATCCGCGATCGGATGGCCAATGAAAGCTCCACCTTCCTGTTTACTTCCAATCAGGGGGACACCATTACCCGTCAGGGCATCTGGAAACTGCTGAAAACCTATAAGGATCAGGTTGGCATTACCAAAGAAGTCAACTTGAATACGCTGCGGCATTCCTTTGCCGTGCATCTTCTGGACAACGGTGCTGATATGAAGGCTGTTCAGGAAATGCTTGGACATACCGATATCAACGCGACGCTGCGCTATGAAGAACTGAAGAAGAAAAATAAGCTCATGGAGATCTACAACCACACGCATCCCAGGGCTTAATCGGTTTCCGGCCAGGCAGTAACTTCTATAAGCAGTATCTTCCATAATCTGAACCTAACACAAAACCTGCAGCTCTCCCTGACGGCGGATTGATTTCTGTCATCAGGGAGAGTTTTTTGACAGCTCAGGAGACGAAAGATACCGCGCAGCAGAGTACAGCTGAATAATCGAGAATCTGGGCGCAACGATTAGGCAGGATCGTTGTCATGGACCGTGCAAAACGATGATTCCAGCGCTGTATCGTATAAACAGGACAGTGCACTGCCTGTTGTGTCAATTGCTAATCTTTCTTTTTGTTAACAAATGCGTGATGAAACCGACACTTCTGCATGCAATAATAGAATGAGAATTGTGTACCCGGAAGACGCAGTCAGCTCCGATTCTGTGAGGTACTGCTTCATCTGGATTGAACAGCGTCCTGTTTGAACAGCGTCTTGTCTGAACAGCATCCGAAGTTTAAAATTCTATCTTCGTGGATTCTGCGCAGGCTTACTTATGAACAATTGAGACATGGAACATAGAAAATAATCGAATGAGGAGACAGCAAATGAAACGAGCGATTTTATTGATTTTAGATTCTGTCGGTATCGGCGCAATGCCGGATGCCGACCAGTATGGTGACGCCGGATCCAATACCCTGGCAAATACCGCAGCGATGACCGGAGGATTAAAATTGCCTAATCTTGGTCAGATGGGACTTGGCAACATACATGAACTGAAGGGAGTGCCTGCCCAGAACAGCCCGACCGCGGCCTACGGCAAAGCTGCCGAAGCTTCAGTGGGCAAGGATACGGTGACGGGCCACTGGGAAATTTCCGGCTGCATTCTGGACACGCCTTTGAACACCTATCCGGATGGATTTCCTCCGGATATCATGGCTGAATTCGAACGGCGCATTGGCCGGGGCACCTTGGGCAATGTCGTCGCTTCCGGGACGGAGATCATCAAGGAACTGGGCGAGGAACACGTTGCAACCGGGAAGCCGATTATCTACACTTCAGCGGATTCGGTCTTCCAGATCGCCGCTCACGAAGAAGTGATCCCTTTGCCGGAACTATACAAAATGTGTGAGATCGCCAGAGAAATGCTCATGGGCGACTGGACCGTCGGTCGTGTCATTGCCCGTCCGTTTATCGGCGAATCCGCCGAAACCTTCCAGCGGACCTCCAATCGTCACGATTACTCCCTGGATCCCGTCTGCAAAACGATGATGGACTATATCAAGGAAGCCGGACAGCAGGTCTACGGTGTCGGCAAGATCAACGATATCTTCAATGGCAAAGGCATTACCAAAACCGTCCGGACCAGCGGCAACGAAGACGGCATGCAAAAAACCCTGGAAGCAGTCGGGGAGGATTCGGATGGCCTGATTTTCATCAACCTGGTGGATTTTGACATGCTCTTTGGCCACCGCAACAACCCGGAGGGCTACAAAGCTGCCCTGGAAGCAGTGGATGTCTGGATCCCCCAGCTGCTCAGCGAGCTGAAAGACGAGGACCTTCTCATCATCACCGCCGACCACGGCTGCGATCCGACCAATGAATCCACGGACCATTCGCGGGAGTATATTCCGCTGCTGGTTTACGGTAAGAATATGGAACCAAAGGATCTGGGTGTCCGGACCTCTTTCACCGACATTGGCAAATCCATCCTGGCTTACCTTGGCATCGAAAACAGCCTTCATGGCATCAGCTTCATTTAGGACGTCCTGACTTCATAGATTCAGGGAAAGGATGCACTGCATGCAAATCACGGATATCATTCGCAGGAAAAAACACGGATTGGAACTAACACCCGAGGAAATCCGCTACTTTGTCGACGGATACACCAAAGGAACCATTCCGGATTACCAGATCTCGTCGCTGCTCATGGCCATCTGGTTCAAAGGCATGACAAAGGAAGAAACGTCCGACCTGACCATGGCGTTTGTGGAATCCGGTGACACCATGGATCTGTCGGCGATCCCCGGGATCAAGGTGGACAAGCATTCTACCGGCGGCGTCGGAGACAAAATCAGTCTGATCGTTCTGCCGGTGGTAGCCGCTCTGGGCATTCCGGTCGCCAAGCTGTCCGGCAAGGGCCTGGGACATACAGGCGGTACCATCGACAAACTGGAATCCGTTCCCGGTTTTTCCACGCAGATCGAACTGGATCAGTTCATTGAGAACGTTCAGCGTCATGGCGTTGCATTGGCCGGTCAGACCGGTGATCTGACGCCGGCGGATAAAAAGTTCTACGCTCTGCGCGACGTTACGGAAACTGTCGACTCTATCCCACTGATTGCCGCTTCCATTATGAGCAAGAAGCTGGCGTCCGGATCGGATGCCATTGTCCTGGATGTTAAAACCGGCGAAGGCGCTTTCATGAAAGATCTGGCAGACTCGCGAATTCTGGCCAAGACCATGGTGGAGATCGGCAATCACCTGGGTCGTCAAACCGTTGCGGTGCTTACGGACATGAATGAACCGCTGGGACATGAAATCGGCAACGCCAACGAAGTCATCGAAGCCATTGAAATCCTCAAGGGACAGAAAATCCGCGGATTGTACGATGTGGCTCTGACCATTGCCAGCTACATGATCTGGCTGGGCGGAAAAGCCGCCAGCATGGAACAGGCAAAACCCCTGGTTGAAGAAGTGATTGCCTCCGGTCAGGCGCTGTTCAAATTCAGGGAGTTCATTGCCAATCAAGGCGGAAATCCGGCCATAGTGGATGATTACTCTTTGCTGCCGCAGACACAGAACGAACGGGAAATCCGCTCCGATGTCGCCGGCTATGTCACCGGAATCACGGCAACCGATATCGGTTACGCGGCGATGCATCTGGGAGCTGGCCGCCAGACAAAGGAAGATCACCTGGATTATGCTGCCGGCATCCATTTAACAAAGTTGGTGGGAGACCCGGTACAACCAGGCGATGTGCTCTGTGTCCTGAAGTACAATGACCGGAATCCGGAGGAATCGGCACTGCTGGCTCGCAAGGCATTTCAGATCGGTGCGGTGCCGCCGGTACGAACCGATTATATTCTGGATGTCGTGATGGAATAGTTCACTGGACGTCTGAATGAGGGTGACTGCCCAATCCATCAGATCCGCCACGAAAGACACCTAAGACAACTAAAACAACTAAGACAACTAAGACAACCAAGTCATTCAAGTCATTCAAGTCATTCAAGTCAAACAAAGCCAGCCATCCGTCCAGTATGATTCTGGCCGGATGGCTGGCTTTGACATGTTTGGTAATAAGATGATCATCCTTAGATGGCACCAATCTTTGAGTTGCTGTCAGGGGACAGTGCCCGCTCCAGGAACAGGGTCAGAGCCAGGTGGTCTGCCGCGCCCCCGGGGGACAGGTTTTGCCGGGTTGCCGCTTCGTCAAAGCGCTGAAACGACTGGATCAGTTCCGGCGGAGTCAGGGAAGGACTGGATTTGAGAAGGTTTCGGGATTGCTCCCGCATGAAATGTAGCCCGGTCAAGCCGCCCCGGCGCACCAGATTGGTGTCTCCGGTAACCAGAATGAGTTCCAGCAGCGTCATCAGGCAGGGCAGGTCCGGATCAGAATACTGAGTCTGATAGTCCGCCAGTCGAGGCAGTCCCACTTCAAACACAGCCGGAAAGCCGGCTTCTGCCTCCGCCCGGATTCCTTTGAGACCGTACTGATTGTAGACAGCCTGGCCATGAGTGGGATGTGCCCCGGCTGTGAGTTCTCCGGTCAACCCGGAGGCATTCAGCCGGATCAGGTCTCTTAAATCAGGGATGTCCGTGGCAGTCAGCGGACGCTCGCAGCGCAGGGACAGGCGGACCATGCAGGCGCAAACCAGCCCCAGACTGAAGATCAGCCCTTTGTGGGTATTGGCCCCCCCGGTGGCTTTGAGCATGCTTTTCTCGGCTGCCATGCCGGCAGCGCGCAGCCTGGGCAATACCAGATCCGTCGGACTGGCCGCCGCCAGGGTCATAAACTGAGCAAACCATGGCCGCAGCGTCCGGGCCGAGATCAGGAAGCTGTTCAGGTCCATATCCTCGTGACTGCCGGAATTATACCGGTCAACCAGGCCCGGCTTGGGGCCGCACCAAACTTCCGCCTCCAGGGCGTATTCTGTTGTCTTTGATAAAAATTCAATATAAGCTTTGGTATCCATGATCTCAGTATAGCATGGGAAGGCCCTTGCCTCTGTGATATAATTCCAAGGTAGGAGACATTGCCATGGAACAGATTAATCTTCATTTAGATAATTTTGAAGGACCCTTCGATCTTTTGCTGAAACTGATCAAGGTCAACAAAATGGAAATTACCGACATCAAAATATATGAAATCACGGAACAGTACATGGCCGTTCTTCGCGCGATGGAAGAGCTCGATCTGGAAGTCGCTACTGAATTTTTTGTGCTGGCAGCGACACTGATTGAAATCAAAAGCCGGGAACTTCTGCCCAAAAAATCAGCGGATGAGGCCGAAATTCCTTCCCGCGAACTGCTCCTGCATAAGCTGCAGGAATATGAATTCTTCCGGGAGAAAGCCTATGACCTGATGAGCCGGTTCCATCAGGAGGATGTGCTGGTGACACGCCTGCCCATGACGCTGCCGGAGGATCGAACCATTGAAATCATCATTCCGCCGAATTTCGGACCGGACAAATTTTTCCTGCTCTACATGGAACTGCTGGACCGCCAGAAGGACAAAATGAATACCTCCACCGTGATTGAACGCCGCATCAGCACGGACGCATTCAAGGTGGAAGATAAGATCGAAGAACTGAAAGATACATTGCAAAAATATAAATCGTTCCGCTTCTCCCAGATCATGGAGCAAGCCAGCGGCCGATCGGAAATCATCGTCTTTTTCCTGGCTTTGCTGGAGATGGTTCGAAATCTGGACGTTGTGGTCTATCAGTCCGAGGCGGGCGG is a window from the Clostridiaceae bacterium HFYG-1003 genome containing:
- a CDS encoding NUDIX hydrolase, whose product is MINKETTIKKEILYSGKIVTLELHEVKTDLGNHSRREIIRHAAGVVILGYTDQNRMILLRQFRKPFEEAVLELPAGKLEAGEDPLDTARREFQEETGYYPGSMEFLGEALTSPGYSDEVLYIYRAKDLREDPLDGDADESFEYFEMTPEEVTACIRSGELKDAKSLCALYLDGLMR
- a CDS encoding segregation/condensation protein A, producing the protein MEQINLHLDNFEGPFDLLLKLIKVNKMEITDIKIYEITEQYMAVLRAMEELDLEVATEFFVLAATLIEIKSRELLPKKSADEAEIPSRELLLHKLQEYEFFREKAYDLMSRFHQEDVLVTRLPMTLPEDRTIEIIIPPNFGPDKFFLLYMELLDRQKDKMNTSTVIERRISTDAFKVEDKIEELKDTLQKYKSFRFSQIMEQASGRSEIIVFFLALLEMVRNLDVVVYQSEAGGELIIQERAEQELPDDWEAPQGGSNHGPTGTLE
- the recN gene encoding DNA repair protein RecN produces the protein MLRHLTVRDFALMDHLECSFQDGFTVLTGETGAGKSILIDAISYVMGTKFNREFIRSGKSKTSVEAEFDMTPGLEEMLSREQIPVRETLTLFRENSETGRSAAAINGHPVLVATVKQISPFLLDIHGQHNNQNLLDPENHLEYLDEYGRIRHSEEFGAYRDLYVTLKEKEQKLAVLTRNNERDKLMDFLSYQVEEIKKHGLSETEEEELRSKEKMLSHAQKIGEALKDAGQALSDEPLDALDHSIRSLRSVGEVFEEAGKLAQVIEDAFYNLVEARRDLTSIADEVYFDGNELDEINGRLYIYDAMRKKYGPTTQAVLEELSRMEDELYELTHAEELIAALKQEIHRLKGEALEAGAILSVLRKSAAVELSDRINRELKFVGLGKADFMPQILEGEAFTENGTDEVRFLISTNTGEPKKPLEKIVSGGELSRIMLALKASFIDREGTPTVIFDEIDTGISGSIAQAVGEKMHQISENTQVLCVTHLPQIAAWSDHHLVAQKAERGGRTYSQVSVATAEDKVLEIAKMLAGSELTSTILANAKELVETTEKRKKPAAGKNPVPNK
- a CDS encoding phosphopentomutase, with protein sequence MKRAILLILDSVGIGAMPDADQYGDAGSNTLANTAAMTGGLKLPNLGQMGLGNIHELKGVPAQNSPTAAYGKAAEASVGKDTVTGHWEISGCILDTPLNTYPDGFPPDIMAEFERRIGRGTLGNVVASGTEIIKELGEEHVATGKPIIYTSADSVFQIAAHEEVIPLPELYKMCEIAREMLMGDWTVGRVIARPFIGESAETFQRTSNRHDYSLDPVCKTMMDYIKEAGQQVYGVGKINDIFNGKGITKTVRTSGNEDGMQKTLEAVGEDSDGLIFINLVDFDMLFGHRNNPEGYKAALEAVDVWIPQLLSELKDEDLLIITADHGCDPTNESTDHSREYIPLLVYGKNMEPKDLGVRTSFTDIGKSILAYLGIENSLHGISFI
- a CDS encoding pyrimidine-nucleoside phosphorylase, which encodes MQITDIIRRKKHGLELTPEEIRYFVDGYTKGTIPDYQISSLLMAIWFKGMTKEETSDLTMAFVESGDTMDLSAIPGIKVDKHSTGGVGDKISLIVLPVVAALGIPVAKLSGKGLGHTGGTIDKLESVPGFSTQIELDQFIENVQRHGVALAGQTGDLTPADKKFYALRDVTETVDSIPLIAASIMSKKLASGSDAIVLDVKTGEGAFMKDLADSRILAKTMVEIGNHLGRQTVAVLTDMNEPLGHEIGNANEVIEAIEILKGQKIRGLYDVALTIASYMIWLGGKAASMEQAKPLVEEVIASGQALFKFREFIANQGGNPAIVDDYSLLPQTQNEREIRSDVAGYVTGITATDIGYAAMHLGAGRQTKEDHLDYAAGIHLTKLVGDPVQPGDVLCVLKYNDRNPEESALLARKAFQIGAVPPVRTDYILDVVME
- a CDS encoding tyrosine recombinase encodes the protein MMDEQINVYLTSLASQGKSQNTIDAYRRDLRKFEVFMKEESLSLQQFEELQIVSYTEYLMDSGISKSSIIRNLVTLRNFYKFLRRQGYVLEAPILYYELPHLDRDLPEILTVDEIRQILEAPDQESNKGKRDRAILELLYASGLKVSELIHLKLSDVNLEKRYIVGTGSKGKERLIPIGSKAVESLNHYLTIRDRMANESSTFLFTSNQGDTITRQGIWKLLKTYKDQVGITKEVNLNTLRHSFAVHLLDNGADMKAVQEMLGHTDINATLRYEELKKKNKLMEIYNHTHPRA
- a CDS encoding triphosphoribosyl-dephospho-CoA synthase, translated to MDTKAYIEFLSKTTEYALEAEVWCGPKPGLVDRYNSGSHEDMDLNSFLISARTLRPWFAQFMTLAAASPTDLVLPRLRAAGMAAEKSMLKATGGANTHKGLIFSLGLVCACMVRLSLRCERPLTATDIPDLRDLIRLNASGLTGELTAGAHPTHGQAVYNQYGLKGIRAEAEAGFPAVFEVGLPRLADYQTQYSDPDLPCLMTLLELILVTGDTNLVRRGGLTGLHFMREQSRNLLKSSPSLTPPELIQSFQRFDEAATRQNLSPGGAADHLALTLFLERALSPDSNSKIGAI